A DNA window from Candidatus Woesearchaeota archaeon contains the following coding sequences:
- a CDS encoding ferredoxin — MGKYKIEFDREACIGAAACAAVLPEVWEIQDDGKPIVKIPEFDDDALEANMEAAKACPVNVIHIVNKETGERLI, encoded by the coding sequence ATGGGAAAGTACAAAATTGAGTTTGATAGGGAGGCGTGTATTGGTGCTGCTGCGTGTGCTGCAGTTCTGCCAGAAGTGTGGGAAATTCAGGATGATGGGAAGCCTATTGTGAAGATTCCTGAGTTTGATGATGACGCGCTGGAGGCAAATATGGAGGCGGCAAAGGCGTGCCCGGTGAACGTTATTCATATTGTGAACAAAGAAACTGGTGAACGTCTTATTTGA
- a CDS encoding adenylosuccinate synthetase, translating into MKSIDAFLKDKQVVAVLCNQWGDTGKGKVVHMLSGWADIIARGTGGPNAGHTTWWGGREVVQNLLPSPVPSLREGKQFILGRGMAIDPEKLVRELEDVVNNDIPISGIRVSKDALMIMPWHKEQDKGNVSQQDNGIGSTGKGVGPCYTSLTSRHHTFRIGDLVVPNTLWRKLSRAQESGLTRDASALYERLVDMRERLEGIVCNTDEFLHSALSEGKRVVIEGAQGFLLSVLFGTHPYVTSSDPSINGTASGLGISAKAIDVCLGLVKFPFMTRVGNGPFPTEIGGVISKEYCTSDPVPRVVDELERAGVPYERERDRVTGRERVRFDSYHPNILALVSSKDPLEQNIGLRLHMKEYGATTGRARRIGRTDAPAAKFAVMVNGRAMILTKVDCAGGLDSFSIATAYRTPDGHLREVFDPDPDYLNSLVPEVRTYRGFERIAGVQEENELPYSLQKAIADFEKITNGRVVGVSTGPRPEEFVWRGYC; encoded by the coding sequence ATGAAATCAATAGACGCTTTTTTGAAGGACAAACAAGTTGTGGCTGTTCTTTGCAACCAGTGGGGAGATACGGGGAAAGGCAAGGTCGTTCACATGTTGTCCGGCTGGGCTGACATTATCGCACGGGGAACAGGCGGGCCAAATGCTGGGCACACGACCTGGTGGGGCGGCCGTGAGGTCGTGCAAAATCTTCTTCCCAGTCCTGTTCCGTCCTTGAGAGAGGGGAAGCAGTTCATTTTAGGAAGGGGGATGGCGATTGATCCTGAAAAGCTTGTTAGAGAACTTGAAGATGTTGTGAATAATGACATTCCTATAAGCGGGATTCGCGTTTCGAAGGATGCGCTCATGATTATGCCTTGGCATAAAGAGCAAGACAAGGGTAACGTTTCGCAGCAAGATAACGGGATTGGCTCAACAGGGAAGGGTGTTGGTCCTTGCTACACGTCGCTGACCTCGCGGCACCACACCTTTCGCATAGGAGATTTGGTCGTGCCGAATACACTTTGGAGAAAGCTTTCGCGCGCGCAGGAAAGCGGGTTGACCAGGGACGCGTCAGCCTTGTACGAGCGACTTGTTGATATGAGAGAGCGGCTGGAGGGAATCGTCTGCAACACTGATGAATTTTTGCATTCTGCGTTGAGTGAGGGGAAGCGAGTTGTGATTGAAGGAGCGCAGGGGTTTCTCTTGAGTGTTTTGTTTGGCACGCATCCGTACGTGACCAGTTCAGATCCGTCTATCAACGGCACCGCTTCTGGTTTGGGCATTTCTGCGAAAGCAATTGATGTTTGTTTGGGTCTTGTAAAATTTCCGTTCATGACGCGGGTGGGGAATGGCCCTTTTCCAACAGAGATTGGCGGTGTCATTTCCAAAGAGTATTGCACGAGCGATCCTGTTCCTCGAGTTGTTGACGAGCTCGAGCGTGCAGGTGTTCCTTATGAGCGTGAACGTGACCGCGTGACGGGCAGGGAACGCGTCCGGTTCGATTCTTACCATCCGAACATTCTTGCGCTCGTTTCGAGCAAAGACCCTCTTGAGCAAAACATCGGGCTTCGCCTTCACATGAAGGAGTATGGCGCCACGACCGGTCGGGCGAGGAGGATTGGTCGGACAGACGCTCCTGCTGCTAAGTTCGCGGTCATGGTGAATGGTCGTGCAATGATTCTCACCAAAGTTGATTGTGCAGGGGGCTTGGACTCGTTTTCTATTGCGACAGCGTACCGAACACCGGACGGTCACTTACGGGAAGTATTTGACCCCGACCCTGATTATTTGAATTCGTTGGTCCCAGAAGTAAGGACGTATCGTGGCTTTGAGCGTATTGCAGGAGTTCAGGAAGAAAACGAGCTTCCTTATTCATTACAGAAGGCCATTGCTGATTTTGAAAAGATAACGAACGGCCGGGTTGTTGGCGTGTCCACGGGTCCTCGGCCCGAAGAGTTTGTGTGGCGGGGGTACTGCTGA